In Streptomyces chartreusis NRRL 3882, the following are encoded in one genomic region:
- a CDS encoding A/G-specific adenine glycosylase, with amino-acid sequence MTAPTKPPHTSPADPASGPPTGEHLHAPVIDWFDENARDLPWRRPEAGAWGVMVSEFMLQQTPVNRVLPVYEQWLDRWPRPADLAKEAPGEAVRAWGRLGYPRRALRLHGAAVAITERHGGDVPADHAQLLALPGIGEYTAAAVASFAYGQRHAVLDTNVRRVFARAVTGVQYPPNATTAAERRLARALLPEDEPTAARWAAASMELGALVCTAKSESCHRCPIAAQCAWRLAGKPEHDGPPRRGQTYAGTDRQVRGRLLAVLREAHGPVPQSALDRVWHEPVQRARALDGLVADGLVEPLAGGLYRLPLA; translated from the coding sequence ATGACTGCTCCCACGAAGCCCCCGCACACCAGCCCCGCCGACCCCGCGTCCGGCCCGCCCACCGGCGAGCACCTCCACGCCCCCGTCATCGACTGGTTCGACGAGAACGCCCGTGACCTGCCGTGGCGGCGCCCCGAGGCCGGGGCGTGGGGTGTGATGGTCAGTGAGTTCATGCTCCAGCAGACGCCGGTGAACCGCGTCCTGCCCGTCTACGAGCAGTGGCTGGACCGCTGGCCGCGCCCCGCCGACCTGGCCAAGGAGGCGCCGGGTGAGGCGGTCCGCGCCTGGGGCCGGCTCGGCTATCCGCGCCGCGCCCTCAGGCTGCACGGCGCCGCCGTCGCGATAACGGAACGGCACGGCGGTGACGTGCCGGCCGACCACGCCCAGCTGCTGGCGCTGCCGGGCATCGGCGAGTACACGGCCGCCGCCGTCGCCTCGTTCGCCTACGGGCAGCGGCACGCGGTGCTGGACACGAACGTGCGCCGGGTCTTCGCCCGCGCGGTCACCGGCGTGCAGTACCCGCCGAACGCCACCACCGCCGCCGAGCGCAGACTCGCCCGTGCGCTGCTGCCCGAGGACGAGCCGACCGCCGCCCGCTGGGCCGCCGCCTCCATGGAGCTGGGCGCGCTGGTGTGCACGGCGAAGAGCGAGTCGTGCCACCGCTGCCCGATCGCCGCGCAGTGCGCGTGGCGGCTGGCGGGCAAGCCGGAGCACGACGGGCCGCCGCGCCGCGGTCAGACGTACGCGGGAACCGACCGCCAGGTGCGCGGGCGGCTGCTCGCCGTGCTGCGGGAGGCCCACGGCCCGGTTCCGCAGTCCGCGCTGGACCGGGTGTGGCACGAGCCGGTGCAGCGGGCCCGTGCTCTGGACGGCCTCGTCGCCGACGGTCTGGTGGAGCCGCTGGCGGGCGGGCTGTACCGGCTGCCGCTGGCCTGA
- a CDS encoding SigE family RNA polymerase sigma factor, with translation MAQGEVLEFEEYVRTRQDALLRSARRLVPDPTDAQDLLQTALVRTYGRWETIEDKRLADAYLRRVMINTRTEWWRARKLEEVPTEQLPDASVDDSTEQHADRALLMDVLKVLAPKQRSVVVLRHWEQMSTEETAAALGMSAGTVKSTLHRALARLREELESRDLDARALEREERERCAA, from the coding sequence ATGGCGCAGGGCGAGGTGCTCGAGTTCGAGGAGTACGTCCGCACGCGGCAGGACGCGCTGCTGCGCAGTGCCCGCCGCCTGGTCCCGGACCCGACGGACGCGCAGGACCTGCTCCAGACCGCGCTGGTCCGGACGTACGGCCGCTGGGAGACCATCGAGGACAAGCGGCTGGCGGACGCCTACCTGCGCCGGGTGATGATCAACACGCGGACGGAGTGGTGGCGGGCCCGCAAGCTGGAGGAGGTGCCGACCGAGCAGCTCCCGGACGCCTCGGTCGACGACTCCACCGAGCAGCACGCGGACCGCGCCCTGCTGATGGACGTGCTGAAGGTGCTCGCCCCGAAACAGCGCAGTGTCGTCGTACTGCGACACTGGGAGCAGATGTCCACGGAGGAGACGGCCGCCGCCCTCGGCATGTCGGCCGGAACGGTCAAGAGCACGCTGCACCGGGCGCTCGCCCGGCTCCGCGAGGAGCTGGAGTCCCGCGATCTGGACGCACGCGCGCTGGAGCGTGAGGAGCGGGAGCGGTGCGCGGCCTGA
- the cseB gene encoding two-component system response regulator CseB codes for MADQTHVLFVEDDDVIREATQLALERDGFVVTAMPDGLSGLEAFRADRPDIALLDVMVPGLDGVSLCRRIRDESTVPVIMLSARADSIDVVLGLEAGADDYVTKPFDGAVLVARIRAVLRRFGHAGGGKSEEPASPASGGALTFGDLEVDTEGMEVRRAGQPVALTPTEMRLLLEFSTAPGTVLSRDKLLERVWDYGWGGDTRVVDVHVQRLRQKIGQDRIETVRGFGYKLKA; via the coding sequence ATGGCAGACCAGACCCACGTCCTGTTCGTCGAGGACGACGACGTCATCCGTGAGGCCACGCAGCTCGCCCTGGAACGGGACGGCTTCGTGGTCACCGCCATGCCCGACGGGCTGTCGGGCCTGGAGGCGTTCCGGGCGGACCGCCCCGACATCGCGCTGCTGGACGTGATGGTGCCCGGCCTCGACGGGGTCAGCCTGTGCCGCCGTATCCGGGACGAGTCGACCGTGCCGGTCATCATGCTGTCGGCGCGGGCCGACTCCATCGACGTCGTGCTGGGCCTGGAGGCGGGTGCCGACGACTACGTGACCAAGCCGTTCGACGGTGCCGTCCTGGTCGCCCGGATCCGCGCGGTGCTGCGCCGCTTCGGGCACGCGGGCGGCGGCAAGTCCGAGGAACCGGCCTCCCCGGCGAGCGGCGGGGCGCTGACCTTCGGGGACCTGGAGGTCGACACCGAGGGCATGGAGGTCCGCAGGGCCGGGCAGCCGGTGGCACTGACGCCGACCGAGATGCGGCTGCTGCTGGAGTTCTCCACGGCGCCGGGCACGGTGCTCTCCCGCGACAAGCTGCTGGAGCGGGTGTGGGACTACGGCTGGGGCGGGGACACCCGCGTCGTCGACGTGCACGTGCAGCGGCTGCGGCAGAAGATCGGCCAGGACCGCATCGAGACGGTCCGCGGCTTCGGCTACAAGTTGAAGGCCTGA